The following are from one region of the Methanococcoides methylutens genome:
- a CDS encoding C15orf41 family protein: MDKRTYLQIYENVNDPENIDDLALKFNEPAGVIAAILNQKIVSKVKRKMHSLQSKSRNYLYLWNKGISIIVLAKDNEVPATLMASVIIKELGYSKKYVLKHLDSLEDKRLAREITEAINEDHFFSPEAHKAQSIRGQMGEEIIEKWLKYKELGFSTEEDLREMGMQKTPDFLLDEPIYVGDVEILWIESKAMFGDEREHAHYLKKQFQYYERDYGTGMVIYWYGHLDSITMDGNIIRDHSFYRDSTPEINMDIEELLNSSI; encoded by the coding sequence ATGGATAAAAGAACATACCTCCAGATATATGAAAATGTGAATGATCCGGAAAACATCGATGATCTGGCGCTGAAGTTCAATGAGCCTGCAGGAGTTATTGCTGCAATACTCAATCAAAAGATAGTATCTAAGGTCAAGAGGAAGATGCACAGTCTCCAGAGCAAGAGCAGGAACTACCTCTACTTATGGAACAAAGGCATAAGCATCATTGTACTGGCAAAAGACAACGAAGTTCCGGCTACTCTCATGGCTTCAGTGATCATCAAGGAGCTTGGCTACTCTAAGAAGTATGTTCTGAAACATCTCGATTCACTTGAAGATAAGCGCCTGGCAAGAGAGATAACCGAAGCGATAAATGAGGACCATTTCTTTTCTCCTGAAGCACATAAAGCCCAGTCTATCCGGGGCCAAATGGGAGAAGAAATTATTGAAAAATGGCTCAAATACAAGGAACTTGGTTTCAGCACCGAAGAGGACCTGAGGGAAATGGGAATGCAAAAGACCCCGGATTTCCTGCTGGATGAGCCGATCTACGTTGGTGATGTGGAAATTCTCTGGATCGAGAGCAAGGCGATGTTCGGGGATGAAAGAGAACATGCCCATTATCTTAAAAAACAGTTCCAGTACTACGAAAGGGATTATGGTACAGGAATGGTAATATATTGGTATGGCCACCTTGATAGCATCACAATGGATGGGAATATCATACGTGACCACAGTTTTTACAGGGATTCTACCCCTGAGATCAATATGGACATTGAAGAACTCTTAAATTCGAGCATTTAA
- a CDS encoding endonuclease III domain-containing protein: protein MQNELVSDIYETLLGMIGHLQWWPADTPFEVVIGTILTQQTKWTNVEKAIDALKRSDLIEPEKLANADVEYIEELVRCCGFYRQKAKRLKDIAQFFTTEGMNNIFQLPTDELRELMLSLNGVGNETADSIVLYAADKPKFVIDAYTTRIMKCIGIEGNYMQLQKLFETELPSDVPLYKEYHALIVEYAKNYCGKKQCDDCVLLHSFKDKEVKNG, encoded by the coding sequence ATGCAAAACGAATTGGTCAGTGACATCTACGAGACACTTCTCGGGATGATCGGGCATCTTCAATGGTGGCCGGCTGACACGCCTTTTGAGGTTGTTATCGGAACAATACTGACACAACAGACAAAATGGACAAATGTTGAGAAAGCAATAGATGCTCTCAAAAGGTCCGACCTCATAGAGCCTGAGAAACTGGCAAATGCAGATGTGGAATATATCGAAGAGCTTGTCCGATGTTGCGGTTTCTATCGCCAGAAAGCAAAACGGCTGAAAGACATTGCACAGTTCTTTACTACAGAAGGAATGAATAACATATTCCAGTTACCTACGGATGAGCTGAGGGAACTTATGCTTTCCTTAAATGGAGTGGGAAACGAAACTGCAGATAGTATTGTGCTTTATGCTGCAGATAAGCCAAAGTTCGTTATCGATGCCTACACCACCCGCATCATGAAATGTATCGGGATCGAAGGCAACTATATGCAACTTCAAAAGCTGTTCGAGACAGAACTTCCATCAGATGTACCACTATACAAGGAATACCATGCTTTGATAGTAGAATATGCCAAGAACTACTGTGGTAAGAAACAATGTGATGATTGCGTTCTCTTGCACAGCTTCAAAGACAAAGAGGTAAAGAATGGATAA
- a CDS encoding ribose-phosphate diphosphokinase, giving the protein MKIIAGPASQLLASRVARELNMEPSLCEFNRFPDGEVYTRVLEDITDDVTIIQSTPTDSDLISLLQLIDACEDAPTITVVIPYMGYARQDRIFKSGEAISARAIARTIKADRVITVNIHEKSVLEHFSADSFDLDASHLLGNYIRSLNLENPLIVSPDAGAIALAESASEDVGIEYDYLEKTRLSGDTVTIKTKNIDVTGRDVILIDDMIATGGTMAESIKLLRSQGAKDVYIACVHPVLTKNGVLRLYNAGVHEVIATDTLEKAQSHISVAPLIADFLKKL; this is encoded by the coding sequence TTGAAAATCATAGCAGGACCTGCATCACAGTTGCTCGCATCACGGGTTGCAAGAGAACTAAATATGGAACCGTCACTTTGTGAGTTCAACCGTTTCCCCGATGGAGAGGTTTACACAAGAGTACTTGAAGACATAACCGATGATGTCACGATCATCCAGAGCACACCAACTGATTCGGACCTTATTTCCCTGTTGCAGTTGATAGATGCATGCGAAGACGCACCTACCATCACGGTGGTAATACCCTACATGGGCTATGCCAGACAGGACAGGATATTCAAATCCGGAGAGGCCATCAGCGCACGTGCCATTGCCCGCACCATCAAAGCGGACAGGGTCATCACCGTAAATATTCACGAAAAGAGCGTACTTGAACATTTCAGTGCTGATTCTTTCGATCTTGATGCATCCCACCTTCTGGGTAACTACATCAGATCACTGAATCTTGAAAATCCATTGATCGTTTCCCCTGATGCCGGTGCTATTGCACTTGCAGAAAGTGCATCCGAAGATGTTGGCATCGAGTACGACTATCTTGAGAAGACAAGGCTTTCCGGAGATACGGTTACCATCAAGACAAAAAACATCGATGTTACAGGCAGAGATGTAATACTGATAGATGATATGATCGCAACCGGTGGGACCATGGCAGAATCAATCAAACTGTTACGTAGCCAGGGTGCAAAGGACGTGTACATCGCATGCGTACACCCGGTGCTCACCAAAAACGGTGTCCTGAGACTTTACAATGCAGGCGTACATGAGGTCATTGCGACCGACACGCTGGAAAAAGCACAAAGTCACATCAGTGTTGCACCCCTTATTGCAGATTTCCTGAAGAAATTATAA
- the moaC gene encoding cyclic pyranopterin monophosphate synthase MoaC, whose product MQEFSHIKNDRAYMVDISNKDIVSRYATASGSISLTGPTIESIRSGTVEKGNVLATARTAAILAVKRVPEMIPMCHQIPITSVDVEFEVGNSDVTANVEVRSVGKTGVEMEALTGVSIALLTIWDMVKSAEKDDTGNYPSTAIKDIHVVKKVKEQLTNQ is encoded by the coding sequence ATGCAGGAATTTAGCCATATAAAGAACGACCGTGCATACATGGTCGACATCAGCAACAAGGATATTGTGAGCAGGTATGCAACTGCTTCCGGAAGCATCAGTCTTACAGGCCCGACCATCGAGAGCATCAGAAGTGGAACCGTTGAGAAGGGAAATGTCCTTGCAACTGCAAGGACTGCTGCCATATTAGCGGTAAAGAGAGTACCTGAAATGATACCCATGTGCCACCAGATACCCATCACATCAGTTGATGTGGAATTCGAGGTTGGAAATTCGGACGTTACAGCTAATGTTGAGGTCAGGTCTGTGGGAAAGACCGGAGTTGAAATGGAAGCCCTTACAGGAGTTTCCATAGCACTTCTTACGATATGGGATATGGTCAAATCCGCTGAAAAGGATGATACAGGGAACTATCCTTCTACTGCTATCAAAGACATACATGTTGTAAAGAAAGTCAAGGAACAACTGACAAACCAATGA
- a CDS encoding bifunctional ADP-dependent NAD(P)H-hydrate dehydratase/NAD(P)H-hydrate epimerase, with protein sequence MRSITSSRMRAIDANCEYLGLKGLQLMENAGAAIACEVKERIGSGKVLFIAGRGNNGGDAFVAARHLASDPRIMVYVVLAGHSTRIRTDDARHNFNILKHCSIKGTLELTDASQLQKTGWIEDSDIIIDALLGTGISGKLRETESTMIDLINGSGKPVIAVDVPSGFDPDGGEIDKAVIADITLTFHEMKAGLTTSLAGEYTSEVKVVNIGVCEDAEKCVGAGDLKVLLRRRADSHKGNSGRILIVGGGPYSGAPALAAMAALRTGADIVTVAAPANVAETIASYSPNIIVRPLSSDILCEEDVEKIAELITSHDVVVIGMGLGRADRTKSAIAKIIPFCKKVIVDADGLYGIELPVPKDTTMIITPHAGEFRSLGGNGPDDVQAFSKENGLTVLLKGKEDTISNGERVAINSTGNAGMTVGGTGDVLAGITGALFAISSPIEAACCAAFINGVAGDLAFEEKGNGLLATDIIDRITDVMK encoded by the coding sequence ATGAGGTCGATAACATCTTCGCGAATGCGGGCAATCGATGCCAACTGTGAATATCTTGGGCTCAAAGGACTGCAACTGATGGAAAATGCAGGAGCTGCCATTGCATGCGAAGTAAAGGAGCGTATCGGCAGTGGAAAGGTCCTCTTCATTGCAGGCAGGGGGAACAACGGAGGAGATGCGTTCGTTGCTGCGAGACATCTGGCATCAGATCCGAGAATAATGGTTTATGTCGTACTTGCAGGACATTCAACCCGCATAAGGACAGATGATGCAAGACATAACTTCAATATCCTCAAACACTGCAGTATTAAAGGGACCCTTGAACTCACTGATGCATCACAACTTCAGAAGACAGGATGGATCGAAGATTCCGATATTATTATAGATGCACTGCTTGGAACCGGGATCAGCGGAAAACTGAGAGAAACAGAATCCACCATGATCGATCTGATCAACGGATCAGGTAAACCGGTGATCGCAGTTGATGTGCCATCAGGCTTTGACCCCGATGGCGGAGAGATTGACAAAGCGGTGATCGCAGATATTACCCTCACTTTTCATGAAATGAAGGCAGGACTTACGACATCCCTTGCCGGTGAATATACTTCCGAGGTTAAAGTCGTGAATATCGGAGTATGTGAAGATGCAGAAAAATGCGTCGGAGCAGGGGACCTGAAAGTCCTTCTAAGGCGCCGTGCAGATAGTCACAAAGGCAATTCCGGCAGGATACTTATCGTTGGAGGAGGACCTTATTCAGGTGCACCAGCACTTGCAGCCATGGCAGCGTTGCGAACAGGTGCCGATATTGTTACAGTCGCTGCTCCTGCCAATGTTGCAGAAACTATTGCGTCATATTCCCCTAATATAATAGTAAGACCACTTTCATCAGACATCCTTTGTGAAGAGGATGTTGAAAAGATAGCCGAACTGATAACATCACATGATGTAGTGGTCATTGGAATGGGCCTTGGAAGAGCAGACAGGACAAAATCAGCGATCGCAAAGATAATACCTTTCTGTAAGAAAGTGATTGTGGATGCTGATGGACTTTACGGCATCGAACTGCCTGTCCCCAAAGATACAACAATGATCATCACGCCGCATGCCGGGGAATTCAGATCACTTGGAGGTAACGGGCCAGATGATGTACAGGCATTCTCCAAAGAGAATGGGCTGACCGTGCTTCTTAAGGGTAAGGAAGACACCATCAGCAACGGAGAAAGGGTTGCCATCAACAGCACCGGAAATGCAGGAATGACGGTAGGTGGCACTGGCGATGTGCTCGCAGGAATTACAGGAGCGCTCTTTGCGATAAGTTCTCCAATAGAAGCAGCATGTTGTGCAGCTTTTATCAATGGTGTAGCAGGGGACCTCGCATTTGAAGAAAAGGGCAATGGACTACTTGCTACTGATATTATAGACAGGATTACAGATGTTATGAAATAA
- a CDS encoding DHH family phosphoesterase — translation MDAPVKKWLNPTYLILGSGSIGFAVAKELRELDKDLIIIDRDTQKVETLREEAYEAFAGDISDPDIFQHVNPKELSGILVLSSDNEANKKALENIASLELDDTYCVARASDVISMQEMDGLGADLVVMPSRLVARSVARSLGRAESLRRGNKLSQWFKGISGKDLAIVVHDNPDPDAIASALALQKIADSFDVRSSILYHGEIGHQENKAFVNLLGIDLNRMEEHNISEFDDIAMVDCAVPGANNILSSGTHLGIVLDHHPLGELELDADFVDIRPNVGASATILTKYLQELNIEIESELATALLYGIRTDTLDFRRNTDSADLSAAAFLYPLADHEILDQLERPSMSLETLDILGEAIINRQVIGSYLLSNVGVVRDRDTLPQASDYLLNLEGVSTSIVFGVSEDRIFLSGRSNDIRVNLGEVLRKAFGDEAAGGHSNAAGAQIPLGVFSDIKDRQTLLRLVNEAVVKKFLNAIGVDETVE, via the coding sequence ATGGATGCTCCGGTCAAGAAATGGTTGAATCCAACATATCTGATACTTGGAAGTGGAAGTATCGGTTTTGCTGTTGCAAAGGAGCTTCGTGAGCTCGATAAAGACCTTATAATCATTGACAGGGACACACAAAAGGTAGAAACGCTGCGTGAAGAGGCATATGAGGCCTTCGCAGGTGATATTTCAGATCCTGATATTTTTCAGCATGTAAATCCAAAGGAACTTTCCGGAATACTTGTTCTGAGTTCTGATAATGAGGCCAACAAAAAGGCACTTGAAAATATAGCCAGTCTGGAACTGGATGATACTTACTGCGTTGCCAGGGCATCTGATGTCATAAGTATGCAGGAGATGGACGGACTCGGTGCAGATCTTGTTGTAATGCCTTCAAGACTGGTTGCAAGATCGGTCGCAAGGTCTCTGGGTCGTGCAGAATCCCTGCGTCGTGGGAATAAATTGTCCCAGTGGTTCAAAGGAATTTCCGGCAAAGACCTTGCTATTGTAGTTCATGATAATCCTGATCCGGATGCAATTGCCAGTGCTCTTGCACTGCAAAAGATCGCGGATTCATTTGATGTGAGATCATCTATCCTGTACCATGGTGAGATAGGTCATCAGGAGAACAAAGCATTCGTAAACCTCCTTGGTATTGACCTTAACAGGATGGAAGAACACAATATCTCTGAATTTGATGATATTGCAATGGTGGATTGCGCTGTGCCTGGTGCTAATAACATACTCTCTTCGGGTACGCATCTTGGCATCGTCCTTGACCACCACCCTCTGGGTGAGCTTGAGCTTGATGCTGATTTTGTGGACATTCGCCCGAACGTGGGAGCATCTGCCACAATACTTACCAAGTACCTTCAGGAGCTCAATATTGAAATTGAAAGTGAGCTTGCAACGGCGCTGCTTTATGGTATCAGGACCGACACACTGGACTTCAGGAGGAATACGGACTCTGCCGACCTTTCTGCAGCAGCATTCCTTTATCCTCTGGCTGACCATGAGATACTGGACCAGCTTGAAAGGCCATCTATGTCTCTTGAGACACTTGATATTCTTGGTGAAGCCATTATTAACAGGCAGGTGATAGGCAGTTATCTCCTGAGCAATGTTGGCGTGGTTCGTGACCGTGATACACTTCCGCAGGCATCTGATTATCTGCTTAATCTTGAAGGTGTTTCAACGTCCATCGTTTTCGGGGTTTCCGAAGACAGGATCTTCCTTTCAGGCAGAAGCAATGATATCAGGGTCAACCTCGGTGAAGTACTCAGGAAGGCATTTGGGGATGAAGCTGCAGGCGGTCATTCAAATGCTGCAGGAGCACAGATCCCACTCGGTGTGTTCAGCGATATAAAGGACCGTCAAACACTTTTGAGGCTTGTCAACGAAGCAGTTGTTAAGAAATTCCTCAACGCGATAGGTGTTGATGAGACCGTAGAATAA
- a CDS encoding YkgJ family cysteine cluster protein, with amino-acid sequence MFSNYRQSLIKGLQEELEAAGSILIEDIASQIREIGFSCRMCGTCCKRSGGDNRVFLTSVDMEMLEGCSTCPKDAAIPMLPDGMDMYSSSSVREHLHEFELDSKGRLNTFGWMLKRKESGDCLFLGYDGEVRGEDDLCKDDLCEGDVHNRCSIYANRSMLCRTYPFYIDNGELNTSECEGLGEDISYEDSIILARDLIDRYVTEIKDTILLYENFEEIQTSSGSLDIFNNILSGGDLVFVVHDCTGMSIFSLKLYK; translated from the coding sequence ATGTTCTCTAATTACCGGCAGTCTTTGATCAAAGGCCTTCAGGAAGAGCTTGAAGCTGCCGGCTCAATTTTAATTGAAGATATTGCATCACAGATACGTGAGATCGGTTTCTCATGTCGGATGTGTGGAACCTGTTGTAAAAGATCCGGCGGTGACAACCGTGTTTTTCTTACATCTGTGGATATGGAAATGCTGGAAGGGTGTTCGACATGTCCTAAAGATGCTGCTATTCCAATGCTTCCGGATGGGATGGATATGTACTCTTCATCTTCCGTTCGTGAACATCTTCATGAGTTCGAGCTCGATTCGAAAGGACGGCTGAACACTTTTGGCTGGATGCTTAAAAGGAAGGAGTCGGGAGACTGCCTTTTTCTTGGATATGACGGAGAGGTCAGGGGTGAAGATGACCTGTGCAAAGATGACTTGTGCGAAGGTGACGTTCACAACCGATGCAGTATTTATGCCAACAGGTCGATGCTTTGCAGGACCTATCCTTTCTATATCGACAATGGGGAGTTGAATACCTCTGAGTGTGAGGGACTGGGGGAAGATATCTCTTATGAGGATTCCATTATTCTTGCAAGGGATCTGATCGACAGGTATGTCACAGAAATAAAAGATACGATCCTGCTCTATGAAAATTTTGAGGAAATACAAACCTCTTCTGGCTCGCTCGATATTTTCAATAATATCCTTTCAGGTGGGGATCTCGTCTTTGTTGTTCATGATTGTACTGGAATGTCCATCTTTTCACTTAAATTATATAAGTGA
- a CDS encoding 3-isopropylmalate dehydratase large subunit, whose product MANSNDHPMTISEKIFSKASGKPVKAGEFVLANIDRAMTHDITGPLAVEGFYDIMRDKEEKKVWDPSKIVIVFDHQVPADSLHASANHIMLRKFAKEQDILNYDVYEGVCHQVMPEMGHVRPGDLIVGSDSHTCAYGSLGAFSTGVGSTDMAAVFASGKLWFKVPDTIRFEVNGKLPKNVYSKDLILHLIGDVGAEGARYMAAEYAGSAIEDLSISERMTVSNMAIEMGGKAGIIEPDKVTEAYLQERIPDYKLDPYWKSDDEAEYAEFHDYDVSDLEPQVACPHNVDNVKPVTEVEGTKLDQIFVGSCTNGRFEDIKIVAEMMGDEPVAKGVRLLIIPASRTEYMKVLRAGYVEQFMEAGAMVESPCCGPCMGGSFGLLGDGEVGLATSNRNFKGREGSPESFVYLSSPATAAASALTGEITDPRKI is encoded by the coding sequence ATGGCCAATAGTAATGATCATCCAATGACGATCTCAGAGAAGATCTTCTCCAAAGCTTCAGGAAAACCGGTGAAAGCAGGAGAGTTTGTACTTGCGAACATCGATCGTGCAATGACCCACGACATCACAGGACCACTCGCAGTAGAGGGTTTCTACGACATCATGCGTGACAAGGAAGAGAAAAAGGTCTGGGACCCAAGCAAGATCGTGATCGTTTTTGACCATCAGGTCCCTGCTGATTCTCTCCATGCATCTGCAAACCACATTATGCTCCGAAAATTTGCAAAGGAGCAGGACATACTGAACTATGACGTTTATGAAGGTGTATGCCATCAGGTCATGCCTGAGATGGGGCATGTAAGACCCGGTGATCTTATCGTGGGTTCTGACTCACACACATGTGCATATGGTTCCCTTGGTGCTTTCTCTACCGGTGTCGGATCGACCGATATGGCAGCAGTTTTCGCATCCGGAAAGCTCTGGTTCAAGGTTCCTGACACGATCAGGTTCGAGGTTAACGGAAAGCTTCCAAAAAACGTCTATTCCAAGGATCTCATCCTTCACCTGATCGGCGATGTCGGTGCAGAGGGTGCCAGGTACATGGCAGCTGAATATGCCGGTTCCGCCATCGAGGATCTTTCGATCTCAGAACGTATGACAGTTTCCAATATGGCAATTGAGATGGGTGGAAAAGCAGGCATCATCGAACCGGACAAGGTAACAGAGGCATACCTCCAGGAACGTATCCCTGATTACAAGCTGGACCCATACTGGAAATCTGATGATGAGGCAGAATATGCAGAGTTCCATGACTACGATGTATCTGACCTTGAACCACAGGTCGCCTGTCCTCACAATGTTGACAATGTGAAGCCGGTAACCGAAGTTGAAGGTACCAAGCTCGATCAGATCTTTGTTGGTTCCTGTACCAACGGTCGCTTTGAGGATATCAAGATCGTGGCTGAGATGATGGGTGATGAACCAGTTGCAAAAGGCGTACGTCTGCTCATTATTCCTGCATCAAGGACGGAATACATGAAGGTACTGCGTGCAGGATATGTGGAGCAGTTCATGGAAGCCGGTGCAATGGTCGAGTCTCCATGCTGTGGACCATGCATGGGTGGATCCTTTGGTCTGCTCGGTGATGGCGAGGTCGGTCTGGCTACTTCCAACCGTAATTTCAAGGGACGAGAAGGCAGTCCGGAATCATTCGTATATCTTAGTTCACCTGCAACAGCTGCAGCATCTGCACTTACAGGCGAGATAACTGATCCAAGAAAGATCTGA
- a CDS encoding CBS domain-containing protein: MIAENMQVKDVMTRGVVTVPMESNAVEIARTMADNNVSAIVAIEENGETFGVISDVDILRKMKDKNWEISSVEDIMSDSVETISPSSTVHDAADLMVDKKVHRLIVMSEETVGASYRPIGILSARDIIKQLFQK, from the coding sequence TTGATAGCAGAAAACATGCAGGTCAAAGACGTTATGACAAGAGGAGTAGTAACGGTACCGATGGAATCAAATGCTGTTGAAATAGCCAGGACAATGGCAGATAATAATGTCTCTGCCATAGTGGCTATAGAAGAGAACGGTGAAACCTTTGGCGTCATATCTGATGTAGATATCCTACGCAAAATGAAGGACAAGAACTGGGAGATATCTTCAGTTGAAGACATTATGTCCGACTCAGTAGAAACGATAAGCCCATCCTCTACCGTTCATGATGCTGCAGACCTGATGGTGGACAAAAAAGTACACCGCCTGATCGTCATGTCCGAAGAGACCGTAGGTGCTTCCTACCGACCGATAGGAATACTCAGTGCAAGAGACATAATCAAACAGCTGTTCCAGAAATAA
- the hisE gene encoding phosphoribosyl-ATP diphosphatase, with the protein MADADMSVLNEVFDVIMDRKNNPVEGSYVCSLLEHRKGINKILEKVGEETAETILAVKDNDKKEIIYETSDLLFHLLVMLAATGVSLEDISEEMKKRRH; encoded by the coding sequence ATGGCTGATGCAGATATGTCTGTTCTGAACGAAGTATTTGACGTTATAATGGATCGCAAGAACAATCCTGTTGAGGGATCATACGTTTGTTCTCTTCTTGAACACAGGAAAGGGATCAATAAGATCCTTGAGAAAGTGGGTGAAGAGACTGCAGAAACGATCCTTGCTGTAAAGGACAATGACAAAAAAGAGATCATCTACGAGACTTCTGACCTTTTGTTCCATCTTCTTGTCATGCTGGCGGCAACAGGTGTAAGCCTTGAAGATATCTCTGAAGAAATGAAAAAGAGAAGGCATTAA
- a CDS encoding CBS domain-containing protein: MELTPIQKEIIIELINLQRQKDSAVKGEEIAELIDRNPGTVRNQMQSLKMLGLVEGVPGPKGGYRATGAAYEALNVTSMDKEAEVPLYRNEDMVKGATVAEISFTTVRHPEMCSGRLKVLGNIKEFTGGDLVQVGPTPVNRLIVRGEVVGRDDTENLLLFKITEMVSLPKKSVKHYIKKDTISVDANATIQEAARVFIKNKIHGAPVEEHGKIVGIATFMDIGETLASGKINLKVKDIMTKSIITIDGESSLSDAVKMFDDHNIGRLIVTVEGVPKGMISKTDVLHELVVY; this comes from the coding sequence ATGGAACTTACACCTATTCAAAAAGAGATAATTATCGAATTGATCAACCTTCAACGTCAGAAGGATTCAGCAGTAAAAGGCGAAGAGATCGCAGAGCTTATAGACAGGAATCCCGGTACCGTAAGGAACCAGATGCAATCACTCAAGATGCTGGGACTCGTCGAAGGTGTACCCGGTCCAAAAGGCGGTTATCGCGCCACAGGTGCAGCATATGAAGCACTGAATGTTACATCCATGGACAAGGAAGCCGAAGTTCCATTATACAGAAATGAGGATATGGTCAAGGGAGCTACTGTTGCAGAGATCAGTTTTACAACGGTAAGACATCCTGAAATGTGCAGCGGCAGACTAAAAGTGCTAGGAAATATAAAGGAATTCACCGGAGGAGACCTTGTTCAGGTAGGACCTACCCCGGTAAACCGCCTGATAGTAAGAGGAGAGGTAGTTGGACGAGATGATACAGAAAATCTGTTACTGTTCAAGATAACCGAAATGGTTTCACTGCCAAAGAAGTCAGTTAAGCATTATATAAAGAAAGATACGATCTCGGTCGATGCAAACGCAACTATTCAGGAAGCTGCACGCGTATTTATCAAAAATAAGATACATGGCGCTCCAGTAGAAGAGCATGGAAAGATAGTAGGCATAGCAACTTTCATGGATATCGGGGAAACTCTTGCAAGTGGCAAGATCAACCTCAAAGTAAAGGATATCATGACGAAGAGCATCATCACGATAGATGGCGAATCGTCCCTTAGTGATGCTGTGAAAATGTTCGATGATCACAACATCGGCAGACTAATTGTCACAGTTGAGGGAGTTCCAAAAGGAATGATCTCAAAAACAGACGTATTGCATGAACTGGTCGTATACTGA
- a CDS encoding NOG1 family protein — protein sequence MIFEKIHTVPTSDELIDKAFRRATRAKAGKTVRDKDSAMRAHESMIMTSGNILSDNLSNIVRRFPNFDDLPEFYYELADIVVGVDDLRQALGGVDWASNKLHEISREYVGKIRSSKDPVSTRKEAFGRMGSIMSTVSKHLVFLNEARNLLRTLPDVRDEPTIVVAGYPNVGKSSFVSMITGASPEVASYPFTTKGVLIGHFMRGLERYQVIDTPGLLDRPMAERNDVERQAVTAIKYLDAVVLFILDASETCGYEIEDQKRLLDEVVQNFELPVYVVANKSDHPRFEMPEFVDVKMSTATGENIDSIVDKLVEMIDENKKEIEDDQSLFD from the coding sequence ATGATATTTGAGAAGATTCACACTGTCCCTACTTCTGATGAACTTATAGACAAGGCATTTCGAAGAGCTACGCGTGCAAAAGCAGGCAAGACCGTAAGGGACAAGGATAGTGCCATGAGGGCGCATGAATCAATGATCATGACCTCCGGTAACATTCTTTCTGATAACCTGTCGAACATTGTCAGGCGTTTCCCGAATTTTGATGACCTCCCTGAATTCTATTATGAGCTCGCTGACATAGTGGTCGGTGTTGATGATCTTCGTCAGGCCCTTGGTGGGGTTGACTGGGCAAGTAACAAGCTCCATGAGATATCCAGGGAGTATGTTGGTAAGATCCGTAGTAGCAAAGATCCTGTTTCAACACGTAAAGAGGCGTTTGGACGTATGGGATCTATAATGTCAACTGTCAGCAAACACCTCGTTTTCCTGAACGAGGCCCGCAATCTGCTGAGGACGCTTCCTGATGTGCGTGATGAGCCTACCATTGTTGTGGCTGGCTATCCGAACGTGGGAAAATCCAGCTTTGTTTCAATGATCACTGGTGCAAGTCCTGAAGTTGCATCCTATCCTTTCACAACTAAAGGTGTTCTGATCGGTCATTTCATGCGAGGTCTTGAACGTTATCAGGTGATTGATACTCCTGGTCTTCTGGACAGGCCGATGGCTGAACGAAATGATGTTGAAAGGCAGGCAGTAACTGCTATAAAATACCTGGATGCTGTTGTGCTCTTTATCCTCGATGCAAGTGAGACCTGTGGGTATGAGATAGAAGACCAGAAGCGCTTGCTTGATGAAGTTGTCCAGAACTTTGAACTGCCGGTCTACGTGGTGGCAAACAAATCTGACCACCCAAGGTTTGAAATGCCTGAATTTGTGGATGTAAAAATGTCTACTGCTACGGGTGAGAACATTGATTCCATTGTAGACAAGCTTGTCGAAATGATCGACGAGAACAAAAAAGAAATTGAAGATGATCAGTCTCTCTTTGACTGA